In Flavobacterium endoglycinae, one DNA window encodes the following:
- a CDS encoding phage tail protein — translation MAENNDYPVSFYFTLSFSGVDAAFKEVSGISKELSIEEIVCGGENRFKYRLPTVSNSPNLVLKRAIVPVGSSLVSWCANCIDQGLAIPIQPHNVILSLLNASGIVCMQWTFNNAYPVKYSISDLNSQESGIAIESIELAYTYFNISSNTNFDKLFN, via the coding sequence ATGGCGGAAAATAATGATTATCCTGTAAGCTTTTATTTTACACTCTCTTTTTCGGGTGTGGATGCGGCTTTCAAAGAGGTGTCAGGAATTTCTAAAGAACTAAGTATAGAAGAAATTGTTTGCGGAGGCGAAAATAGGTTTAAATACCGCCTCCCAACAGTTTCTAACAGTCCAAACTTAGTTTTAAAAAGAGCCATTGTACCCGTAGGATCTTCATTAGTAAGCTGGTGTGCCAATTGTATCGATCAAGGATTGGCAATTCCTATCCAGCCGCACAATGTAATACTAAGTCTGCTGAATGCCAGCGGTATTGTTTGTATGCAGTGGACTTTTAACAATGCGTATCCGGTAAAATATTCCATTTCTGATTTAAACTCTCAGGAAAGTGGTATCGCAATCGAATCTATCGAGCTTGCTTATACCTATTTCAATATTTCATCGAATACCAATTTTGACAAACTTTTTAATTAA
- a CDS encoding phage tail protein, giving the protein MATDDGSVQGATWPMPKFRFEVDLGTELTKVAFQEVTGMDVENQIIEYRKSNSPLFSVEKMPGITKYGNVTMKRGIFVNDNTFWDWHQQVVMNTIKRRTVIIKLLDEKGGVTMQWTLNNAWPTKITSTDLKSDGNEVAVDTIEIAHEQLIIKNGGK; this is encoded by the coding sequence ATGGCAACAGATGACGGAAGCGTACAAGGCGCAACATGGCCCATGCCAAAGTTCAGGTTTGAAGTAGACCTGGGAACTGAATTGACAAAAGTAGCTTTTCAAGAAGTTACAGGAATGGATGTCGAAAACCAAATTATAGAATATCGCAAAAGCAACAGCCCGCTTTTTTCTGTAGAAAAAATGCCGGGAATTACAAAATACGGCAACGTAACCATGAAGCGAGGCATTTTTGTAAACGATAATACTTTTTGGGACTGGCACCAGCAGGTGGTAATGAATACCATTAAAAGAAGAACGGTAATCATCAAACTTTTGGACGAAAAAGGCGGTGTAACCATGCAATGGACACTAAATAATGCCTGGCCAACCAAAATTACCAGTACTGATTTAAAATCAGACGGAAATGAAGTTGCAGTAGACACTATTGAAATTGCTCATGAACAATTAATTATTAAAAATGGCGGAAAATAA
- a CDS encoding DUF5908 family protein: protein MPIEIRELVIKTEIVSSHNKSNSAAKEKELSLLRKQVLEECKRLISEKNQENSYKR, encoded by the coding sequence ATGCCCATCGAAATAAGAGAGCTGGTTATCAAAACTGAAATTGTGAGTTCGCACAACAAAAGCAATTCGGCTGCAAAAGAAAAAGAACTTTCCTTGCTTAGAAAACAAGTTTTGGAAGAATGCAAAAGATTAATCTCTGAGAAAAATCAGGAGAACAGTTACAAACGTTAA
- a CDS encoding CIS tube protein: protein MASLELLKMTGYTDEEFQNKLSGNPYTVMINPENIKLEKAIEYNEQQAPATSSTSQKYKSTPSDKLNFEIVIDCTGIVDPKRISMSQEITALETIIYTYNGKIHRPNFVKIQWGQDITFSGVLNSIDISYTLFKPDGSPLRAKISLSFSQYVSPETVTRTDAPESPDLTHIVTVTEGMSLPQLCLKTWNDDSYYVQVAAYNKLNKFRNLSGIDKLIFPPLIPSKS from the coding sequence ATGGCAAGTCTGGAATTATTAAAAATGACTGGTTATACCGATGAAGAGTTTCAAAACAAACTCTCAGGGAATCCGTATACCGTTATGATAAATCCAGAAAACATTAAACTGGAAAAAGCCATCGAATACAACGAACAACAGGCTCCGGCCACAAGTTCGACTTCGCAGAAGTATAAAAGCACCCCAAGCGATAAACTGAATTTTGAAATTGTAATTGACTGTACCGGAATTGTGGATCCAAAACGCATCAGCATGTCTCAGGAAATTACAGCGCTGGAAACCATTATTTACACGTATAATGGTAAAATTCACCGTCCGAACTTTGTAAAAATACAATGGGGACAAGACATTACCTTCAGCGGAGTTCTCAATTCAATTGATATCTCTTACACTTTATTTAAACCAGACGGAAGTCCGCTGAGAGCCAAAATCTCACTGTCTTTCAGCCAATACGTTTCTCCGGAAACTGTAACCCGAACAGACGCTCCCGAGTCACCAGACCTTACGCATATCGTAACGGTAACCGAAGGAATGTCTCTGCCTCAGCTTTGCTTAAAAACATGGAATGATGATTCCTATTACGTACAAGTTGCAGCGTATAACAAACTAAACAAATTCAGAAACCTAAGTGGTATCGACAAATTAATATTTCCACCTTTAATACCCTCCAAATCATGA
- a CDS encoding GPW/gp25 family protein: protein MFLGSGWSFPVSFSAGNYQLNLSANEANINESINIILNTRKGERTLESDFGSGLQQFMFRKIDNALKGEIIETIKYALLRYEPRILVQDVQIASTDVLNGLIEVLIIYIYSQTNTRHNYVFPFHLKEGTNLARKK, encoded by the coding sequence TTGTTTTTAGGTTCGGGATGGTCGTTTCCCGTATCATTTTCTGCGGGTAATTATCAGCTTAATTTATCTGCAAATGAAGCCAATATAAACGAATCTATCAACATTATTCTCAATACCCGCAAGGGTGAACGCACTTTAGAATCAGATTTTGGATCTGGTTTGCAGCAGTTTATGTTCAGAAAAATTGATAATGCCCTAAAAGGAGAAATTATTGAAACGATAAAATATGCCCTGCTTCGTTACGAGCCCAGAATACTGGTTCAGGATGTACAAATTGCTTCAACAGATGTCTTAAACGGACTCATCGAAGTGCTGATTATTTACATCTATTCACAAACTAATACAAGACACAACTATGTATTTCCTTTCCATTTAAAAGAAGGAACTAACCTAGCCCGAAAAAAATGA
- the vgrG gene encoding type VI secretion system tip protein VgrG, producing the protein MSTSNNISSGGIATFTVKVNGATVPDELSVYAIHVEKRVNRISSAKITILDGDPTVQDFTASSSDTFVPGGTISIEAGYDNTNTVIFKGIIMSQTVRVDSLIGSALEVECRDEAVKMIVGRKSLTYSKQKDSDIISSIIGTYSGLTPSVASTSTQWPEQVQYYVTDWDYILSLAEANGLIVTTINGTVSVQAPDNTTTSVVTVTYGDNLYEFNAKLNAVTQLGSATANSWDFKTQAVVNGQASANVSGAGNLSTKKLSGVVGLSTFQLQTTAPLETADLTNWSKAQIIKSEYSKITGEAKFIGTSLVDPGKYMTFAGLGSRFNGDYLIGGVVHDLSQGNWVTEVQLGLSPLWFTEEPDVMAPPASGLIPGVRGLFNGTVKQMSEDPDSQFRILVNIPLFDPNGQGIWARLSNFYSTNGAGAFFLPEVGDEVILGFLNEDPRYPVILGSMYSSSGIKPFTGLTPNNKNSTKAIVSKSGISVEFDDENKVWTVATPSKNTIIISDKDKKITIQDQNSNSIVMSESGIDISSQKNINISAQQNVNIKGTQGITIQSSGGDVATKGLNIKENADMQYSAQGAQMAQVQGGMQLTLKGAMVMIN; encoded by the coding sequence ATGAGTACTTCTAACAACATATCAAGTGGTGGAATCGCTACATTCACAGTTAAAGTAAATGGTGCAACTGTACCAGACGAATTAAGCGTGTATGCTATTCACGTTGAAAAAAGAGTAAACCGAATTTCAAGTGCCAAAATTACAATTCTAGACGGTGATCCTACTGTTCAGGATTTTACAGCAAGTTCCTCAGACACTTTTGTTCCAGGCGGCACTATCAGTATTGAAGCCGGTTATGACAATACAAATACGGTCATTTTTAAAGGAATCATCATGAGCCAAACAGTTCGTGTTGACTCTCTAATAGGATCTGCTCTGGAAGTAGAATGCCGTGATGAAGCCGTAAAAATGATTGTAGGACGAAAAAGTCTTACCTATTCCAAACAAAAAGACAGTGATATTATAAGCTCAATTATAGGAACTTATTCAGGATTAACACCAAGCGTTGCGTCTACCTCAACACAATGGCCGGAACAAGTACAATATTATGTAACGGACTGGGATTATATTTTATCGCTTGCTGAAGCCAATGGATTAATCGTAACTACTATAAACGGAACCGTTTCCGTTCAAGCTCCAGATAATACGACTACCTCAGTGGTGACAGTGACTTATGGAGATAATTTATATGAATTCAATGCCAAGTTAAATGCCGTTACACAATTAGGAAGTGCAACTGCCAACAGCTGGGATTTTAAAACTCAGGCTGTTGTAAATGGTCAAGCCTCAGCTAATGTAAGCGGAGCAGGAAATTTGAGTACCAAAAAATTATCTGGTGTTGTAGGACTTTCGACCTTCCAACTCCAAACCACTGCACCTTTAGAAACTGCTGATTTAACCAATTGGTCAAAAGCGCAGATTATTAAAAGCGAATATTCTAAAATAACAGGCGAAGCCAAATTTATAGGAACCAGTTTAGTTGATCCCGGAAAGTACATGACTTTTGCAGGTCTTGGAAGCCGTTTCAATGGTGATTACCTTATTGGTGGCGTTGTTCACGATCTATCTCAAGGAAATTGGGTTACAGAAGTTCAATTAGGACTTTCCCCGCTTTGGTTTACCGAAGAACCAGATGTTATGGCACCTCCCGCTTCAGGACTTATTCCCGGAGTAAGAGGGTTATTTAACGGTACGGTAAAACAAATGTCTGAAGATCCAGACAGTCAATTTAGAATTCTAGTTAATATTCCGTTGTTTGATCCTAACGGACAAGGAATCTGGGCAAGACTTTCTAACTTTTATTCAACCAACGGTGCCGGCGCTTTTTTCCTTCCAGAAGTGGGAGACGAAGTTATTCTTGGATTTCTTAACGAAGACCCTCGTTATCCGGTAATTTTAGGAAGTATGTACAGCAGCAGCGGCATAAAACCTTTTACAGGATTAACACCGAATAACAAAAACTCCACCAAAGCCATTGTATCAAAATCTGGAATTTCAGTTGAATTTGATGATGAAAACAAAGTTTGGACAGTAGCTACTCCAAGTAAAAACACCATTATTATAAGCGATAAAGACAAAAAAATCACCATTCAAGATCAAAACAGTAACAGTATTGTAATGTCGGAGAGCGGAATAGATATTTCCAGTCAGAAAAACATCAATATTTCGGCACAGCAAAATGTAAATATTAAAGGAACACAAGGAATTACTATTCAGTCCAGCGGCGGTGATGTTGCTACAAAAGGACTAAACATTAAAGAAAATGCCGATATGCAGTACTCTGCTCAAGGCGCACAAATGGCTCAGGTACAAGGCGGTATGCAGTTAACGCTTAAAGGAGCCATGGTAATGATTAATTAA
- a CDS encoding PAAR domain-containing protein: MPPAARLTDFHECPMITPGLPPIPHVGGPVVGPGMPTVLIAGLPAARVGDMLVCVGPPDSIIQGSSTVMIGGMPAARMGDKTAHGGTIILGAFTVMIGG; the protein is encoded by the coding sequence ATGCCACCAGCAGCAAGACTTACAGATTTTCACGAATGTCCAATGATAACTCCAGGTCTTCCGCCAATCCCTCATGTAGGCGGACCAGTCGTAGGCCCAGGAATGCCAACCGTTTTAATAGCAGGATTACCTGCAGCTAGAGTTGGTGATATGCTTGTTTGTGTTGGACCACCAGATTCGATTATACAAGGATCATCAACAGTAATGATTGGCGGTATGCCCGCCGCAAGAATGGGAGATAAAACCGCTCACGGAGGAACTATTATTCTGGGAGCATTTACCGTAATGATAGGTGGATAG